From Rudanella lutea DSM 19387, a single genomic window includes:
- a CDS encoding efflux transporter outer membrane subunit, with product MGLQLPPKITSTVQLFTHKSVSLFSGFLFTGAVLSSCQVPRTALPTSDNTGPRPTAFANQIDTSGIAKQNWRTFFNDPQLVQLIDTALTGNLDLRIATQRIEQARAAFDYTLGFLAPQVNATASAGVDRYGWNTLNGVGNFDTNLSPNIRGSRRIPNPTPDFFLGARSTWEIDIWGKLRNRRKAAYMRFLASEKGRHALVTALVAEVARYYYTLLALDGELEIIQKNIELQQNAVELVGIQKQAGRVTELAVQQFTAQLLNTRSRQRQLQQQIVQAENELNRLLGRYPQPIPRGQSLQMRELPGQVITGLPAQMISRRPDIRQAELELQAANIDVEVVRAEFLPSLNLNAYIGVQSFRAETLFNPASLAAGVLSGLAAPVFNRRFLKANYGQSVAVSREAFNRYRQTILNGYSEVTTNLRGVENYRQVAELQAQEVDVLRQAVSVSKDLFTGGYASYIEVITAQRSVLEAELALITTKQAQFTSLTDLYRALGGGWE from the coding sequence ATGGGGCTTCAGTTACCACCCAAAATCACGTCAACGGTGCAATTGTTCACTCATAAATCAGTTTCGCTTTTTTCCGGCTTTTTATTCACAGGGGCCGTTCTGAGCAGTTGTCAGGTACCCCGAACGGCCTTGCCGACCTCGGATAATACGGGGCCTCGCCCCACGGCCTTCGCCAACCAAATCGATACGTCGGGCATTGCCAAACAGAACTGGCGCACGTTTTTCAACGACCCGCAACTGGTACAGCTGATCGACACGGCCCTGACGGGCAATCTCGACCTGCGCATTGCCACCCAGCGGATTGAACAGGCCCGGGCGGCTTTCGATTACACGCTCGGGTTTCTGGCCCCGCAGGTCAACGCAACGGCCTCGGCCGGGGTCGACCGGTACGGCTGGAATACCCTCAACGGGGTGGGTAACTTCGACACCAACCTCTCGCCCAACATCCGGGGGAGTCGGCGGATACCCAACCCTACACCCGACTTTTTCCTGGGTGCCCGAAGCACCTGGGAGATCGACATCTGGGGCAAGCTGCGCAACCGGCGCAAAGCCGCTTACATGCGGTTTCTGGCTTCTGAGAAAGGGCGTCATGCACTTGTAACGGCCCTGGTTGCCGAGGTAGCCCGGTACTACTACACGTTACTGGCGCTGGATGGCGAACTCGAAATCATCCAGAAAAACATCGAGCTCCAGCAAAACGCCGTGGAGCTGGTCGGTATTCAGAAACAGGCCGGCCGGGTTACGGAGCTGGCTGTGCAACAGTTTACGGCTCAGCTGCTGAACACCCGCAGTCGGCAGCGGCAGTTACAACAACAGATTGTTCAGGCCGAAAACGAACTAAATCGGCTGCTGGGGCGGTACCCGCAACCGATTCCACGGGGCCAATCGCTTCAGATGCGCGAGTTACCGGGCCAGGTGATCACGGGTCTACCTGCCCAGATGATTAGCCGCCGACCCGACATCCGGCAGGCCGAACTCGAACTACAGGCTGCCAATATTGACGTGGAGGTAGTCCGGGCCGAGTTTTTACCAAGCCTAAACCTGAATGCCTACATCGGTGTGCAATCGTTCCGGGCCGAGACGCTCTTCAACCCCGCTTCGCTGGCGGCCGGGGTACTGAGCGGCCTGGCCGCCCCGGTGTTTAACCGGCGGTTTCTGAAAGCCAACTACGGGCAGTCGGTAGCTGTAAGCCGGGAAGCCTTCAACCGGTATCGGCAGACGATTCTGAACGGCTACAGTGAGGTAACCACCAACCTGCGGGGCGTGGAAAATTACCGGCAGGTAGCCGAGTTACAAGCACAGGAAGTTGACGTACTCCGGCAAGCCGTGAGTGTATCAAAAGATCTGTTTACGGGGGGGTACGCATCGTACATTGAGGTGATTACGGCGCAGCGAAGTGTGCTCGAAGCCGAACTCGCTCTCATTACCACCAAACAGGCTCAGTTTACCTCTCTCACCGATCTGTATCGGGCGTTGGGGGGTGGCTGGGAGTAG
- a CDS encoding glycoside hydrolase family 2 TIM barrel-domain containing protein: MNKRITLLLSFLLAVTTLYGQGTIWTAEKANAWYAKQGWIRGCNFQPSTAINQLEMFQAATFDPQTIDRELGWAEGLGLNAMRVYLHHVAWTSDREGFKKRLDQYLQISSRHGIKTILVFFDDCWNDTYQAGKQPEPKPGVHNSGWVRDPGSMILNRPDSLPMLERYVKDVMTTFKNDERILLWDLYNEPGNSGYLDKSMPLLKAVFSWARAVNPSQPISAGVWSWSNKFTELNKFQLENSDVITYHHYGYIDKHKELIQDLRKHNRPLICTEYMARRNGSLFQTIMPMLKTENIGAINWGFVSGKTNTIFAWDTPIANGKEPELWFHDIYRKDGTPFSQNEVDTIKSLTGKK, encoded by the coding sequence ATGAACAAACGAATAACCCTCCTTCTGAGCTTTCTGCTGGCCGTAACCACGCTCTACGGCCAAGGCACCATCTGGACCGCCGAAAAAGCCAATGCCTGGTACGCCAAACAAGGCTGGATACGCGGCTGCAACTTCCAGCCAAGCACGGCCATCAACCAGCTCGAAATGTTTCAGGCCGCTACCTTCGACCCGCAAACCATCGACCGCGAATTGGGCTGGGCCGAAGGGCTGGGCCTCAATGCCATGCGCGTGTACCTCCACCACGTGGCCTGGACGTCGGACCGCGAAGGTTTCAAAAAGCGGCTCGACCAGTACCTTCAGATTTCAAGTCGGCACGGCATCAAAACGATTCTGGTGTTTTTCGACGATTGCTGGAACGACACCTATCAGGCCGGCAAACAGCCCGAGCCAAAGCCCGGCGTACATAATAGCGGCTGGGTACGCGACCCCGGCAGCATGATCCTGAACCGGCCCGATAGCCTGCCCATGCTGGAGCGCTATGTGAAAGATGTAATGACCACGTTTAAGAACGACGAGCGGATTCTGCTGTGGGATTTATACAACGAGCCCGGCAACAGCGGGTATCTCGACAAGAGTATGCCCTTGCTGAAAGCCGTATTTAGCTGGGCCCGGGCTGTCAACCCCTCACAGCCTATCAGCGCGGGTGTCTGGAGCTGGAGCAACAAGTTTACCGAACTCAACAAGTTTCAGCTTGAAAACTCCGACGTGATTACGTACCATCATTACGGCTACATCGACAAGCACAAGGAGCTGATTCAGGACCTCCGTAAGCATAACCGCCCCCTTATTTGCACTGAGTACATGGCCCGCCGAAACGGGAGCCTGTTCCAGACCATCATGCCGATGCTCAAAACCGAAAACATCGGGGCCATTAACTGGGGCTTTGTATCAGGTAAGACGAATACCATTTTTGCCTGGGACACGCCCATAGCCAACGGCAAAGAACCCGAACTCTGGTTCCACGACATCTACCGGAAAGATGGCACCCCATTCAGCCAAAACGAGGTAGATACCATCAAGAGCCTGACAGGAAAGAAGTAA
- a CDS encoding sulfatase family protein produces MACFLLLGSWMRPTKQEKPNVVLFFMDDLGYGDLSCTGAMGYQTPNLDRMAAEGSRFTNFLVAQAVCSASRAALLTGCYPNRIGLTGALGPNSPIGLNANEETLAELLKEQGYATGLFGKWHLGDKAEFLPTRHGFDEYFGVPYSHDMWPLHPDQARANYPSLFLMEGEKQTREVKDLNDAAELTTAFTERALGFIRNHRKEPFFLYIPHPLPHVPLAASARFRGKSGRGLFGDVLMEIDWSVGQVLNELKKQGLDKNTLVLFMGDNGPWLNYGDHAGSAGGLREGKGTTFEGGHRVPCLVRWPGVVPAGRVSNKLLTALDVLPTVARICGARLPKQRIDGVDWLALLKGDESVTPRDHFYYYYRRNSLEAVRKGDWKLVFAHPGRTYEGYLPGQNGKPGPNTENRPFPTALYDLQRDPGERYDVREQHPERVAELEKLAEQARADLGDDLQQRPGANNRPPGRVASR; encoded by the coding sequence ATGGCCTGTTTTCTCCTGCTCGGTAGCTGGATGCGCCCAACTAAGCAGGAGAAGCCCAATGTGGTGCTGTTTTTTATGGACGACCTGGGTTACGGCGATCTGTCGTGCACCGGGGCCATGGGCTACCAAACGCCCAACCTCGACCGCATGGCCGCCGAAGGCAGCCGGTTCACCAATTTTCTGGTGGCCCAGGCTGTTTGCTCGGCGTCGCGGGCGGCCCTGCTGACGGGCTGCTACCCCAACCGGATTGGACTGACGGGCGCACTCGGCCCCAACTCGCCCATTGGCCTCAACGCAAACGAAGAAACCCTGGCTGAACTGCTGAAAGAGCAGGGCTACGCCACCGGGCTGTTTGGCAAATGGCACTTGGGCGACAAAGCCGAGTTTTTGCCCACCCGGCACGGGTTCGACGAATATTTTGGGGTGCCTTACTCGCACGATATGTGGCCCCTCCACCCCGATCAGGCCCGCGCCAACTACCCCTCGCTGTTTTTGATGGAGGGCGAAAAGCAGACGCGTGAGGTCAAAGACCTGAACGATGCTGCCGAACTCACCACGGCCTTCACCGAGCGGGCACTGGGCTTTATCCGAAACCACCGCAAGGAGCCCTTTTTCCTGTACATCCCGCACCCGTTGCCGCATGTTCCACTGGCGGCTTCGGCCCGGTTTCGGGGCAAAAGCGGGCGGGGTTTGTTTGGTGATGTGCTGATGGAAATCGACTGGTCGGTGGGGCAGGTACTTAACGAGCTGAAAAAACAGGGACTCGACAAGAACACCCTTGTCCTGTTTATGGGCGACAATGGCCCCTGGCTCAATTACGGCGATCATGCCGGATCGGCCGGGGGGCTGCGCGAGGGGAAAGGTACCACGTTCGAAGGCGGGCACCGGGTACCTTGCCTGGTTCGGTGGCCGGGGGTAGTACCGGCGGGGCGGGTAAGCAACAAGCTCCTGACGGCGCTCGATGTGCTGCCTACGGTAGCCCGGATTTGTGGGGCGCGCTTGCCCAAACAACGCATCGACGGGGTAGACTGGCTGGCCCTACTCAAAGGCGATGAGTCGGTAACACCGCGCGATCATTTTTATTATTACTACCGCCGAAACAGTCTGGAGGCCGTTCGGAAAGGCGACTGGAAACTGGTATTTGCCCACCCCGGCCGCACCTATGAGGGCTATTTGCCGGGACAAAATGGTAAACCCGGCCCGAATACCGAGAACCGCCCCTTCCCTACTGCCTTGTACGACCTGCAACGCGACCCCGGCGAACGGTACGATGTGCGCGAACAACACCCCGAACGCGTAGCTGAGCTGGAAAAATTAGCCGAGCAGGCCCGCGCCGACCTCGGCGACGACCTCCAACAACGCCCCGGAGCCAATAACCGGCCACCCGGTCGGGTAGCATCACGGTAA
- a CDS encoding sensor histidine kinase, which translates to MNELFEFFSRLTDMSDWPPRWYCGRWTDFHGWLYIASDLTIWLAYMTIPLVLIRFVLIKKGVPLPGVFWLFGAFILLCGLTHLIDAMMFWYPAYRINALIRFLTGVVSIATVIALFRYFNEAVGLRTSKEYDRELSYRMLAMQELTRSNQELQQFAYVASHDLQSPLKTIANYLTLLESKHGAALDTDARRLIGVSAAAAERLRHLINDLLEFSRVGSEVSFTQVNLNELVAEVLEDQQAEIQQVGGNVEVGNLPTLTGHRTDLKQVFQNLISNGLKYRRAGVTPQIRISVKDEGDQYRFSISDNGIGIDQQYYDRVFEIFQRLHGRGQYSGTGIGLATCKKVIEIYGGTIWLESTPGEGTTFFFTIPKVIKTLHHYTQADLVQA; encoded by the coding sequence ATGAACGAGTTGTTTGAGTTTTTTAGCCGCCTAACCGATATGAGCGACTGGCCACCCCGGTGGTATTGCGGGCGCTGGACGGATTTTCACGGATGGTTATACATTGCCTCAGACCTGACCATCTGGTTGGCGTACATGACCATTCCACTCGTTCTGATTCGGTTTGTGCTGATCAAAAAAGGGGTTCCGTTGCCGGGCGTATTCTGGCTGTTCGGAGCGTTTATTTTGTTGTGCGGGCTTACCCACCTCATCGACGCCATGATGTTCTGGTACCCTGCTTACCGGATCAACGCGCTCATCCGGTTTCTGACCGGGGTGGTTTCTATTGCTACGGTCATTGCCCTGTTTCGTTATTTCAACGAAGCCGTTGGCCTCCGAACCTCCAAAGAATACGACCGGGAGCTATCGTACCGGATGCTGGCGATGCAGGAGCTGACCCGCTCCAATCAGGAGTTGCAGCAGTTTGCTTACGTAGCGTCGCACGATTTGCAGTCGCCCCTCAAAACAATCGCCAATTACCTGACCTTGCTCGAAAGCAAGCATGGCGCGGCACTCGACACCGACGCCCGGCGGCTCATTGGGGTATCGGCCGCTGCTGCCGAACGGTTGCGGCACCTGATCAATGATTTGCTGGAGTTTTCACGCGTGGGGAGTGAGGTGTCGTTTACCCAGGTCAATCTGAACGAACTGGTAGCCGAAGTGCTGGAGGATCAACAGGCTGAAATTCAGCAAGTAGGTGGCAATGTGGAGGTAGGGAATCTGCCTACACTGACTGGCCATCGAACCGACTTAAAACAGGTATTTCAGAATTTGATTTCCAATGGTCTTAAATATCGGCGGGCCGGGGTGACGCCCCAGATCAGGATCAGCGTAAAAGACGAAGGGGACCAGTATCGTTTCTCAATCAGCGATAACGGCATTGGGATCGACCAGCAGTATTACGATCGTGTGTTCGAGATTTTTCAGCGATTGCACGGGCGCGGGCAGTACTCAGGCACAGGTATTGGGCTGGCAACCTGCAAGAAAGTAATCGAAATTTACGGTGGCACGATCTGGCTCGAAAGTACGCCCGGAGAGGGAACTACGTTCTTCTTTACCATTCCGAAGGTGATCAAAACGTTGCACCATTACACCCAGGCCGACCTGGTGCAGGCCTAA
- a CDS encoding T9SS type A sorting domain-containing protein — protein MKRIGFMVLVWLLGTHAWAQSRVMTSSSDVRYMVTYEPATSLYTAWLIPNYNTPNANNPETDDRGATAQFSLKVPKAFELTSVGDVRGVWDKTPYKLVPPAALVQTGAVDADWAYYIIGKSPQETNYGPFVTGEPVALFTFKGNGGAPEQVQVLDTEDKFVQLADSKLALNVRSSFYSRSGQRASMSAHPLEQMNGVVSLSEVLKNKQAQLGIDPQSTQESVADLSVQAYPNPTTDLIEVKYFSAADQSGVRLELLDAQGNVKLTNVLQAKTGFNSTRFVVSALPGGVYFVRGQVQGQRVTRKIVKL, from the coding sequence ATGAAACGCATTGGCTTTATGGTGCTGGTCTGGTTGCTGGGTACCCATGCGTGGGCGCAGAGCCGGGTGATGACCTCGTCGAGCGACGTTCGGTACATGGTGACGTACGAACCGGCCACGAGCCTGTACACCGCCTGGCTAATTCCGAATTATAATACCCCCAATGCCAACAACCCCGAAACCGACGATCGCGGGGCTACGGCTCAGTTTTCGCTCAAGGTTCCCAAAGCATTTGAGCTCACATCGGTAGGCGATGTGCGGGGTGTTTGGGACAAAACGCCTTACAAACTGGTACCCCCGGCTGCCCTGGTGCAAACCGGTGCCGTGGATGCCGACTGGGCGTATTACATCATTGGTAAATCTCCACAGGAAACCAATTACGGCCCGTTTGTGACTGGCGAGCCCGTAGCCTTGTTTACGTTTAAAGGCAATGGTGGTGCTCCGGAGCAGGTGCAGGTACTCGATACCGAAGACAAGTTTGTGCAACTGGCCGACTCAAAACTGGCGCTGAATGTACGGAGCAGCTTTTACTCGCGGTCAGGGCAGCGGGCCTCCATGTCGGCACACCCGCTGGAGCAGATGAACGGCGTTGTTTCGCTGAGCGAGGTGCTCAAGAACAAGCAGGCTCAACTGGGTATTGACCCCCAAAGTACGCAGGAGTCGGTTGCTGATCTGTCGGTGCAGGCTTACCCAAACCCAACCACCGATCTGATCGAGGTGAAATACTTCAGTGCCGCCGATCAGTCGGGCGTTCGGCTGGAGCTGCTCGATGCGCAGGGCAATGTGAAGCTGACCAATGTACTGCAAGCCAAAACGGGTTTCAACTCGACCCGGTTTGTGGTGTCGGCCTTGCCGGGCGGGGTGTACTTTGTGCGCGGTCAGGTGCAGGGGCAGCGCGTAACCCGCAAGATTGTGAAATTGTAA
- a CDS encoding Ig-like domain-containing protein — translation MKRFVSVLIWSCLFLSAGVGYAQQSSNVVDYQVTYDRVTDRYTAFVVPRYSTPNANNMGANERGGTAQFTLKVPASFSLTEITDVRGVWDKAPLRLGPGNANQDWTGSGLDPAVNYYVIGKSASETNYGPFVDGTPVALFTFRGNGCFGAISPLEAGNPFIVQADNRFSLNVANSFYSVSGQPSGGNQNPLEQFRDVTGPAASCALLQATPDTQTLTAGTSVTLNVLANDTRDGLPISATSVTVTVSAPNSGTAAVNPDGTIRYTPAPGYTGPVSFSYTLCDLAQPTLCVTAGISLDVVPASNTPADLLVTKQVSQSMAAVGAAVSFTVTIQNLGPGSAVGVTALDTLTRNGAAVLQGTPTASKGSYNATSGVWTIGGLAAGESATLVLTVLIQAEGILTNTASVTATGSQDPNPANNEATACTSVPVKLCAGDEFIVSVPARYTDVRWFRNGVLFATGSSTTLTQTGIYTVESSSAGCPITGCCPIVVEAGNCCPPDLCVPFTIKKTKSRL, via the coding sequence ATGAAACGATTTGTAAGCGTACTCATCTGGAGCTGCCTGTTCCTCTCGGCCGGGGTTGGCTATGCCCAACAGTCGTCTAATGTAGTGGACTATCAGGTTACGTACGACCGGGTCACCGATCGGTACACGGCTTTTGTGGTACCTCGCTACAGTACGCCCAACGCCAACAACATGGGGGCCAACGAGCGCGGAGGTACGGCTCAGTTTACGCTCAAAGTTCCGGCTTCATTTTCGCTTACCGAAATCACCGACGTGCGGGGTGTCTGGGATAAGGCACCGCTCCGGTTGGGACCCGGTAACGCGAATCAGGACTGGACGGGCTCGGGCCTTGATCCGGCCGTTAACTACTACGTCATCGGAAAATCAGCGTCAGAAACGAACTACGGCCCCTTTGTCGATGGTACGCCGGTGGCTTTGTTTACCTTCCGGGGGAATGGCTGTTTCGGTGCCATCAGCCCGCTCGAAGCGGGTAACCCGTTCATTGTGCAGGCCGATAACCGCTTTTCGCTCAACGTAGCCAACAGCTTTTACTCGGTTTCGGGTCAGCCGTCGGGTGGTAATCAGAACCCGCTGGAGCAGTTTCGGGACGTAACCGGCCCGGCGGCTTCGTGTGCCCTCTTGCAGGCTACCCCCGATACCCAGACCTTGACGGCGGGTACGTCGGTAACGCTGAATGTACTGGCCAACGACACCCGCGATGGGTTGCCGATTAGTGCTACGAGCGTAACCGTGACGGTGAGCGCGCCAAACAGTGGTACGGCGGCTGTCAACCCCGACGGAACCATCCGCTACACGCCAGCTCCCGGCTACACCGGCCCCGTTAGTTTTAGCTACACCCTCTGCGATTTGGCTCAGCCTACGCTCTGCGTGACGGCGGGCATTAGTCTCGATGTGGTACCGGCTTCGAATACCCCCGCCGATCTGCTCGTAACAAAGCAGGTGAGCCAGTCGATGGCGGCTGTAGGGGCTGCGGTGAGTTTTACAGTTACGATTCAAAACCTGGGGCCGGGCAGTGCCGTGGGCGTAACGGCCCTCGATACCCTCACGCGCAACGGCGCGGCCGTGTTGCAGGGAACACCGACAGCCAGCAAAGGAAGCTACAATGCGACAAGTGGCGTCTGGACGATTGGCGGCCTGGCGGCTGGTGAATCGGCCACGCTCGTGCTGACGGTCCTGATTCAGGCCGAAGGCATACTGACCAATACCGCGAGTGTAACGGCTACCGGTAGCCAGGACCCTAATCCGGCCAACAACGAAGCGACAGCCTGTACATCGGTACCGGTGAAACTATGCGCGGGCGATGAGTTTATTGTCAGCGTACCGGCCCGGTACACGGATGTACGCTGGTTCCGCAACGGTGTATTGTTTGCAACCGGTAGCTCAACGACGCTGACCCAGACGGGTATTTACACCGTCGAATCGTCGTCGGCAGGTTGCCCGATCACGGGTTGCTGCCCAATTGTGGTAGAGGCTGGCAACTGCTGCCCGCCCGACCTTTGTGTGCCGTTTACGATCAAGAAAACTAAATCACGTCTTTAA